In Anaeromyxobacter diazotrophicus, a genomic segment contains:
- a CDS encoding VOC family protein produces the protein MAKNTICLWYDHDAEAAARFYAQTFPDSAVGAVHRAPSDFPGGKAGDVLTVEFTVCGVPCLGLNGGDAFKPSEAFSFQIATDDQAETDRYWDAIVGHGGAASACGWCKDRWGLSWQITPRVLTEAMARGGAVAKRAFEAMMGMQKIDVAAIEAAVRGGR, from the coding sequence ATGGCGAAGAACACCATCTGCCTGTGGTACGACCACGACGCAGAAGCGGCCGCGCGCTTCTACGCCCAGACCTTCCCCGACAGCGCCGTCGGCGCGGTGCACCGGGCGCCGTCCGACTTTCCTGGCGGCAAGGCGGGCGACGTCCTGACGGTCGAGTTCACGGTGTGCGGCGTACCGTGCCTGGGCCTCAACGGCGGCGACGCGTTCAAGCCCAGCGAGGCGTTCTCCTTCCAGATCGCCACCGACGACCAGGCCGAGACCGATCGCTACTGGGACGCCATCGTCGGCCACGGCGGCGCCGCGAGCGCTTGCGGCTGGTGCAAGGACCGGTGGGGCCTGTCGTGGCAGATCACGCCGCGCGTCCTGACGGAGGCCATGGCCAGGGGCGGCGCCGTGGCCAAGCGCGCCTTCGAGGCGATGATGGGGATGCAGAAGATCGACGTGGCCGCGATCGAGGCGGCGGTGCGCGGCGGCCGCTGA
- a CDS encoding Fur family transcriptional regulator, with the protein MPPRSRPRTRVAPPPAPRAHAGQRAATVAASLRDAGLRRSRVRDIVVEEFFAAAQHMSVEALLDRVRKRAPETGLSTVYRTLKVLVEHGFAAERDFGGAHTLFEPADTPHHDHAVCVACGRVIEFEDDALEAIQARVASSLGFEVTAHRLELYGRCPSCRAHAAR; encoded by the coding sequence ATGCCGCCCCGCTCTCGCCCCAGGACCCGAGTCGCGCCCCCGCCGGCGCCCCGCGCTCACGCCGGGCAGCGCGCGGCCACGGTGGCGGCGAGCCTCAGGGACGCCGGCCTCAGACGCTCCCGGGTGAGGGACATCGTGGTCGAGGAGTTCTTCGCGGCGGCGCAGCACATGTCGGTCGAGGCGCTGCTGGACCGCGTTCGCAAGCGCGCACCGGAGACCGGGCTCTCGACCGTGTACCGGACGCTGAAGGTCCTCGTCGAGCACGGCTTCGCCGCCGAGCGCGACTTCGGCGGCGCGCACACGCTCTTCGAGCCGGCGGACACGCCCCACCACGATCACGCCGTCTGCGTCGCCTGCGGCCGCGTCATCGAGTTCGAGGACGACGCGCTGGAGGCCATCCAGGCTCGCGTCGCGTCGAGCCTCGGGTTCGAGGTGACCGCTCACCGGCTGGAGCTCTACGGCCGGTGTCCGAGCTGCCGCGCGCACGCCGCGCGGTGA
- a CDS encoding TetR/AcrR family transcriptional regulator — protein sequence MDVKGSPHRGRRSRREQGAEETRAALVSTARSLFAARGYADVSIDDITEGTRVTRGALYHHFEDKRELFRAVVEAVERELTDEVRRQGEGPGGPWEQLRAACEAYLDACLRPEVQRIIVLDAPPFLTWRGWCEIDKRYGLGVFEGLLGKARDAGLLETRSVETAAQLLLGALNTGARVVADAADKAAARRSVLETIERLLAGFWVGRPAAGQRG from the coding sequence ATGGACGTCAAGGGCAGCCCCCACCGAGGGCGTCGGAGCCGGCGCGAGCAGGGGGCCGAGGAGACGCGCGCGGCGCTCGTCAGCACGGCGCGATCGCTGTTCGCGGCGCGCGGCTACGCGGACGTGTCCATCGACGACATCACCGAGGGGACCCGGGTGACGCGCGGCGCGCTCTACCACCACTTCGAGGACAAGCGGGAGCTCTTCCGCGCCGTCGTCGAGGCGGTCGAGCGCGAGCTGACCGACGAGGTCCGTCGCCAGGGAGAGGGGCCGGGGGGGCCGTGGGAGCAGCTGCGCGCCGCGTGCGAGGCGTACCTCGACGCCTGCCTGCGACCCGAGGTGCAGCGCATCATCGTCCTCGACGCGCCGCCGTTCCTCACCTGGCGCGGGTGGTGCGAGATCGACAAGCGCTACGGCCTGGGCGTGTTCGAGGGGCTCCTGGGGAAGGCCCGCGACGCCGGGCTCCTCGAGACGAGGTCGGTCGAGACGGCGGCGCAGCTGCTGCTCGGCGCGCTCAACACCGGCGCCCGCGTGGTCGCCGACGCCGCCGACAAGGCCGCCGCGCGCCGGAGCGTGCTCGAGACGATCGAGCGGCTCCTGGCGGGCTTCTGGGTGGGCCGCCCCGCCGCCGGTCAGAGGGGCTGA
- a CDS encoding DUF4242 domain-containing protein: MRKYLIEREIPGVARMSPAELRAVAQKSNGILRDLGPSIQWVQSFVTADKFYCLYYAATPELIEEHARCTGIPADRISEVVGVIDPTDGA, encoded by the coding sequence ATGCGTAAGTACCTGATCGAGCGGGAGATCCCCGGTGTGGCTCGAATGTCGCCCGCGGAGCTGCGGGCGGTGGCGCAGAAGTCGAACGGGATCCTGCGGGACCTCGGTCCCAGCATCCAGTGGGTCCAGAGCTTCGTCACCGCGGACAAGTTCTACTGCCTCTACTACGCGGCCACGCCGGAGCTGATCGAGGAGCACGCCCGGTGCACGGGCATCCCCGCAGACCGGATCTCGGAGGTCGTCGGGGTCATCGATCCGACGGACGGCGCGTAG
- a CDS encoding FAD-binding oxidoreductase, with translation MTVGVEKAVVDGFRSSLRGEVLAPGACGYEEARQLYNAAFDKHPALIARCSDAEDVSQAVKLGRARGLDIAVRGGGHNGAGLASVEGGLVIDLRAMKAIRVDPAQRTVTVEGGALLRDLDQATHAFGLATPAGIISTTGVGGLTLGGGHGYLTRKHGLTIDNLVSADVVLADGSFVTASEDEHEDLFWALRGGGGNFGVVTSFTLRLHPVTTVVGGPTLWPLAAARDVLAWYREFLPAAPEDVFGFFAFLTVPPVAPFPAELHLQKMCGIVWCYTGPKAEAAGALAPALRVAKPALHGPHELPYPALQGAFDGLYPPGDQWYWRGDFVKEIPDEAIARHVEFAARLPTMQSTMHLYPIDGAAHRVGKEDTAFSHRDANWSQVIVGVDHDPARAGAARSWAVEYWEAIHPYSAGGAYVNFMMEEGQDRIRAAYRDNYARLARVKADYDPDNLFHVNQNIRPAR, from the coding sequence ATGACGGTCGGTGTCGAGAAGGCGGTGGTGGATGGCTTCCGGAGCAGCCTGCGCGGCGAGGTGCTCGCGCCCGGAGCGTGCGGTTACGAGGAGGCGCGGCAGCTCTACAACGCCGCGTTCGACAAGCACCCGGCCCTGATCGCGCGCTGCTCGGACGCGGAGGACGTGAGCCAGGCGGTGAAGCTCGGCCGCGCACGAGGCCTCGACATCGCCGTCCGGGGCGGAGGGCACAACGGCGCGGGGCTCGCCAGCGTGGAGGGGGGGCTCGTCATCGACCTCCGGGCCATGAAGGCGATCCGCGTGGACCCGGCCCAGCGCACGGTCACGGTCGAGGGCGGCGCGCTGCTGCGCGACCTCGACCAGGCCACCCACGCGTTCGGGCTCGCGACGCCGGCCGGGATCATCTCGACCACCGGCGTGGGCGGGCTGACGCTCGGCGGCGGGCACGGGTACCTGACCCGCAAGCACGGGCTCACGATCGACAACCTCGTCTCCGCGGACGTCGTGCTGGCGGACGGGAGCTTCGTCACCGCCAGCGAGGACGAGCACGAGGACCTGTTCTGGGCGCTCCGCGGCGGCGGCGGCAACTTCGGCGTGGTGACCTCGTTCACCCTCCGGCTCCACCCGGTCACGACCGTGGTGGGCGGGCCCACGCTGTGGCCGCTCGCCGCGGCCCGGGACGTCCTCGCCTGGTACCGCGAGTTCCTGCCCGCGGCGCCGGAGGACGTGTTCGGCTTCTTCGCGTTCCTGACGGTGCCGCCGGTGGCGCCGTTCCCGGCGGAGCTCCACCTGCAGAAGATGTGCGGGATCGTGTGGTGCTACACCGGACCGAAGGCGGAGGCGGCCGGCGCCCTCGCGCCCGCCCTGCGCGTCGCGAAGCCCGCGCTCCACGGGCCGCACGAGCTGCCCTACCCGGCGCTGCAGGGCGCCTTCGACGGGCTCTATCCGCCGGGAGACCAGTGGTACTGGCGGGGCGACTTCGTGAAGGAGATCCCCGACGAGGCGATCGCGCGCCACGTCGAGTTCGCGGCGCGCCTGCCGACGATGCAGTCGACGATGCACCTCTACCCCATCGACGGCGCCGCGCACCGGGTCGGGAAGGAGGACACGGCGTTCAGCCATCGCGACGCGAACTGGTCGCAGGTGATCGTCGGCGTGGACCACGACCCCGCCCGCGCCGGCGCGGCGCGCTCGTGGGCGGTCGAGTACTGGGAGGCCATCCACCCGTACTCGGCCGGCGGCGCCTACGTGAACTTCATGATGGAGGAGGGGCAGGACCGCATCCGGGCCGCGTACCGCGACAACTACGCGCGGCTCGCCCGTGTCAAGGCCGACTACGACCCCGACAACCTCTTCCACGTGAACCAGAACATCCGCCCGGCGCGGTGA
- a CDS encoding RNA polymerase sigma factor encodes MDRSSRTGELAAGPSGPASDAALLQRFAGGEEGALAELFRRHERLVLDLVRRYARTPDDARDLAQRTFVRALQAARGRRLGGREFPFRRWLVRVAVNLAKNHVRDRARLARASVALLATAEPAGPAAIEALEQAERARAVRGAVLRLPRRQREVLTLRVDAELPFAEIAAALGISENAAKVHFHHATRALRASVAPREEP; translated from the coding sequence GTGGATCGATCCTCGCGCACCGGCGAGCTCGCGGCCGGGCCCTCGGGACCGGCGAGCGACGCGGCGCTGCTGCAGCGGTTCGCGGGCGGCGAGGAGGGCGCGCTCGCCGAGCTGTTCCGGAGGCACGAGCGCCTGGTGCTCGACCTCGTCCGGCGATACGCGCGGACCCCGGACGACGCCCGCGACCTCGCGCAGCGGACGTTCGTGCGCGCGCTGCAGGCCGCCCGCGGCCGGCGGCTCGGCGGACGCGAGTTCCCGTTCCGGCGCTGGCTCGTGCGGGTCGCGGTCAACCTCGCGAAGAACCACGTCCGCGACCGGGCGCGGCTCGCCCGCGCGTCCGTCGCGCTGCTGGCGACGGCGGAGCCGGCGGGCCCCGCGGCGATCGAGGCGCTGGAGCAGGCGGAGCGCGCCCGGGCCGTGCGGGGCGCGGTCCTGCGGCTGCCGCGGCGGCAGCGCGAGGTGCTGACGCTGCGGGTCGACGCGGAGCTCCCGTTCGCGGAGATCGCCGCCGCGCTGGGGATCAGCGAGAACGCGGCCAAGGTCCACTTCCATCACGCGACGCGGGCCCTTCGGGCGTCGGTCGCCCCTCGGGAGGAGCCGTGA
- a CDS encoding anti-sigma factor family protein: protein MTCRELEATLSLRAVGALSPEEAAAVEAHLARCPGCRAEAEAATEVLQLARLPPASAAELGAVSSAGQTLGRAVRRARGRRRAGRWAAGIAVAASLAAATQLPRRGPAPVGGEPRAPWEPPSMEELWSASAVLELRDEEPVVEVDDVLAGIDPGLEEP from the coding sequence ATGACCTGCCGCGAGCTGGAGGCGACCCTCAGCCTGCGCGCCGTGGGGGCGCTCTCCCCGGAGGAGGCGGCGGCCGTCGAGGCGCACCTCGCCCGCTGTCCGGGGTGCCGCGCCGAGGCGGAGGCGGCGACGGAGGTGCTCCAGCTCGCCCGGCTGCCGCCGGCCTCGGCGGCCGAGCTGGGCGCGGTGAGCAGCGCGGGCCAGACCCTCGGCCGCGCGGTGCGCCGCGCCCGCGGACGCAGGCGCGCCGGCCGCTGGGCGGCGGGGATCGCCGTCGCGGCCTCGCTCGCGGCGGCGACGCAGCTCCCGCGCCGCGGCCCGGCGCCGGTCGGAGGCGAGCCGCGGGCGCCCTGGGAGCCGCCTTCGATGGAGGAGCTGTGGAGCGCGAGCGCGGTGCTCGAGCTGAGGGACGAGGAGCCGGTGGTCGAAGTGGACGACGTGCTGGCCGGGATCGATCCCGGCCTGGAGGAACCATGA
- a CDS encoding periplasmic heavy metal sensor: MKRIREAVAVLAVMLPLGALAQGGPGGPGPMRGGGGPGDGTRIAGQRMRMARTLGLAEALGLDEAQALALRQRTMKLDDRRAAALDRMREAHATLRRAASGEKVAAADVDKAIASDLDARAELSALDRELVGAVTKDLPPEKRARAALFLARFDDRFGPGGGGARGMGGRGMGMRGGMGPAAMQRGAGCPNPECPMRGSDM, from the coding sequence ATGAAGAGGATTCGCGAGGCGGTCGCGGTGCTGGCGGTCATGCTCCCGCTCGGCGCGCTGGCGCAGGGGGGCCCGGGGGGGCCCGGGCCGATGCGCGGCGGCGGCGGGCCCGGTGACGGGACGAGGATCGCGGGGCAGCGGATGCGGATGGCGCGGACGCTGGGGCTTGCCGAGGCGCTCGGGCTCGACGAGGCGCAGGCGCTCGCGCTCCGGCAGCGGACGATGAAGCTCGACGACCGGCGCGCGGCCGCGCTGGACCGGATGCGCGAGGCGCACGCGACGCTGCGCCGGGCGGCGTCGGGCGAGAAGGTCGCGGCCGCCGACGTCGACAAGGCGATCGCCTCCGACCTGGACGCGCGCGCCGAGCTCTCGGCCCTCGACCGCGAGCTGGTCGGCGCCGTCACGAAGGATCTCCCGCCGGAGAAGCGCGCGCGCGCCGCGCTGTTCCTGGCCCGGTTCGACGATCGCTTCGGCCCCGGAGGCGGGGGAGCGCGTGGCATGGGCGGGCGGGGCATGGGGATGCGGGGCGGCATGGGCCCCGCCGCGATGCAGCGCGGCGCAGGCTGCCCGAATCCCGAGTGCCCGATGCGCGGGAGCGACATGTAG
- a CDS encoding InlB B-repeat-containing protein produces the protein MDKTSYFFTFQCGICHPGGGPTQYDRDGQLYWNGTQFGYGGGVAALPDAAKLDGDYGFIAPKNVMSADGLTVVTPAGTPIPAAGWKKNGVLQADCLMCHLAGYSWKNRAATLAGGAGLPGVAAFKVAPTMGAGWGTVTIAAAPAFPPTASAVGPVDYALGVTGGTLVVDAQNQLVIPLGKIGPTPQANCRGCHAIPDTKKSGRTLAATNDVHTAAAIGCTACHPNAAGVPGGRLEHQIGKGDITIGSVRDDLDNTGLSCADCHLGGKAPAGLFAPDPTRAHASIAPLHFAALACQACHVRYMEDDPSTTSVDVPELVYEMSTTGSQKVSTWDRYFASVGPAGAPFRWYPAVRSWKGKLTTVKPLLTAYYGDWLSGTGDGAIIRPLPLRLVRKVLTGAYPPGGARLGALPLTGGGPDAANPVQYRRSDIQASLTALAAEVDTANDDPAADKTIAVRPVLIRAGKVYYLDDAGKVEFFDSAVAESHDFAINHNVVPKRDPADPSLKPGPYGAGGCTDCHSAGSTFFFGKQLIEPAEDEFLDAAGTVPNPNAGQPRFIARWEAMGYSEFRVASLTGERVPVAVRMLGSGPGSTVTGGGIDCRFAGGLCTTTVAQGSALVLTANPGVGAAISSWAGCTSVSADELTCTLSVAGGATGLNTGKVVTATFGAPAQTTPVTGSGLNLSVVGTGWGTVSGGGFNCNLGTQGACNGALADGTLVTLTATPGPNTALVSWQGCTPSAGAPAQCTVTVAGTTAVTALFSNGSGGGPYSPTQALVVTVGSLVAHNTITGGGIACASGTGGTCRIDPATGSTITLTAAPAAGSAFLRFEGCTSTPTPTTCTVTMTQPTHVTGYFSP, from the coding sequence ATGGACAAGACCTCCTACTTCTTCACCTTCCAGTGCGGCATCTGCCACCCGGGCGGCGGCCCCACGCAGTACGACCGTGACGGCCAGCTGTACTGGAACGGCACGCAGTTCGGGTACGGCGGCGGCGTGGCGGCGCTGCCCGACGCCGCGAAGCTCGACGGCGACTACGGCTTCATCGCCCCGAAGAACGTCATGTCCGCCGACGGCCTCACGGTCGTGACCCCCGCCGGCACGCCCATCCCCGCCGCCGGCTGGAAGAAGAACGGCGTCCTCCAGGCCGACTGCCTGATGTGCCACCTCGCCGGCTACAGCTGGAAGAACCGCGCCGCTACCCTGGCCGGAGGCGCTGGGCTGCCCGGCGTGGCCGCGTTCAAGGTCGCGCCGACCATGGGCGCCGGGTGGGGCACGGTGACCATCGCTGCCGCTCCGGCGTTCCCGCCCACCGCCTCCGCGGTCGGTCCGGTGGACTACGCGCTGGGCGTCACCGGCGGCACGCTGGTGGTCGACGCGCAGAACCAGCTGGTCATCCCGCTCGGCAAGATCGGTCCGACGCCGCAGGCGAACTGCCGCGGCTGCCACGCCATCCCCGACACGAAGAAGTCGGGCCGCACGCTCGCCGCGACCAACGACGTCCACACGGCGGCCGCGATCGGTTGCACCGCCTGCCACCCGAACGCCGCCGGCGTCCCGGGGGGCCGGCTCGAGCACCAGATCGGCAAGGGCGACATCACCATCGGGTCCGTCCGCGACGACCTCGACAACACCGGCCTGAGCTGCGCCGACTGCCACCTGGGCGGCAAGGCGCCGGCGGGGCTCTTCGCGCCGGATCCGACCCGGGCGCACGCGTCGATCGCGCCGCTGCACTTCGCCGCGCTCGCGTGCCAGGCCTGCCACGTCCGCTACATGGAGGACGATCCGTCCACCACCAGCGTGGACGTCCCCGAGCTGGTCTACGAGATGAGCACCACCGGCTCGCAGAAGGTCTCGACCTGGGATCGCTACTTCGCCTCGGTCGGCCCCGCCGGCGCGCCCTTCCGGTGGTACCCGGCGGTCCGCTCGTGGAAGGGCAAGCTCACCACCGTGAAGCCGCTCCTCACGGCGTACTACGGCGACTGGCTGAGCGGGACGGGGGACGGCGCGATCATCCGCCCGCTTCCGCTGCGCCTCGTCCGCAAGGTGCTCACCGGCGCTTACCCGCCCGGTGGCGCGCGCCTCGGCGCGCTGCCGCTGACGGGCGGCGGGCCGGATGCCGCCAACCCCGTCCAGTACCGGCGGTCCGACATCCAGGCGTCGCTCACCGCGCTCGCGGCGGAGGTCGACACGGCCAACGACGACCCGGCCGCGGACAAGACCATCGCGGTGCGGCCCGTGCTGATCCGCGCCGGGAAGGTCTACTACCTGGACGACGCCGGCAAGGTGGAGTTCTTCGACAGCGCGGTGGCGGAGAGCCATGACTTCGCGATCAATCACAACGTGGTCCCGAAGCGGGATCCGGCCGACCCGTCGCTCAAGCCCGGTCCGTACGGCGCGGGCGGCTGCACCGACTGCCACTCCGCCGGCTCGACGTTCTTCTTCGGCAAGCAGCTGATCGAGCCCGCGGAGGACGAGTTCCTCGACGCGGCCGGGACGGTCCCGAACCCCAACGCCGGCCAGCCGAGGTTCATCGCGCGCTGGGAGGCGATGGGCTACTCGGAGTTCAGGGTGGCGTCGCTCACCGGCGAGCGCGTCCCGGTCGCCGTCCGGATGCTGGGCAGCGGCCCGGGCAGCACCGTCACCGGCGGCGGGATCGACTGCCGGTTCGCGGGCGGCCTCTGCACCACCACCGTGGCGCAAGGCAGCGCGCTCGTCCTCACCGCCAACCCCGGCGTCGGGGCCGCGATCTCCTCGTGGGCCGGCTGCACCTCCGTGTCGGCCGACGAGCTCACCTGCACGCTGTCCGTGGCGGGCGGCGCCACCGGCCTCAACACCGGCAAGGTGGTCACGGCGACGTTCGGCGCCCCGGCGCAGACGACCCCGGTGACCGGCTCCGGCCTCAACCTGAGCGTGGTCGGCACTGGCTGGGGCACGGTGAGCGGTGGCGGGTTCAACTGCAACCTCGGCACCCAGGGCGCCTGCAACGGCGCGCTCGCCGACGGCACGCTCGTGACCCTCACCGCGACGCCCGGCCCGAACACGGCGCTGGTGAGCTGGCAGGGCTGCACGCCCTCGGCGGGCGCGCCGGCCCAGTGCACCGTCACGGTCGCCGGGACCACCGCGGTCACCGCCCTGTTCAGCAACGGCTCCGGCGGCGGCCCGTACTCGCCGACGCAGGCGCTGGTGGTGACCGTGGGCTCGCTCGTGGCGCACAACACGATCACCGGCGGCGGCATCGCCTGCGCGAGCGGCACGGGCGGCACCTGCCGCATCGACCCGGCCACCGGCTCCACCATCACCCTGACGGCGGCGCCGGCCGCCGGCTCGGCGTTCCTGCGGTTCGAGGGCTGCACCTCGACGCCCACGCCGACCACCTGCACGGTGACGATGACCCAACCGACGCACGTGACCGGGTACTTCAGCCCGTGA